The Drosophila gunungcola strain Sukarami chromosome 3L unlocalized genomic scaffold, Dgunungcola_SK_2 000003F, whole genome shotgun sequence genome contains a region encoding:
- the LOC128258293 gene encoding transmembrane channel-like protein isoform X1, translating into MQDEAETSGTGAGAGAGTAAPGLSNSDSVQSPPAPAPRRPKPGILRLDIGKPRRSSGGSVDFRCVGSSSSNGNGNTNSNVATGANSENNSGVTSPHQLSVTWAPPCDLNRGGWQMQSSADAKREFYKGQRGRRAASQEDHRSYELNDFPLQNQSSDAESSHHEPHFVQHPPGIGFENGGGGSGGGDVDVDVDDEEDYSISVSAIMQRRASVRGYRGKRGSRSSRRASSPMDHVLDSVERRRSSVYTTSSEEGTNQESTQEQIFENIRLHKEVIQSVKLQPWPIRKKLKLVRQAKTYVARHEGALQERFAMSRSTRDLWARFKILMAARWRHWKRETTSFLTVLIPWELRIKEIESHFGSGVASYFTFLRWLMWVNIMIAIPLVAFVIGPEYFATKHGETDPRKRMSDPEARVAGNLFTFWEFEGYLKYSPMFYGYYSSTSGISTSGYKLPLAYFLTAVLVYIYSFVATLRKMAENSRNSKLSSKDDECVFSWKLFTGWDFMIGHAETAHNRIASVVVGFKEALLEEAEKKKDNRNWRVILQRILVNILVMGLLGLSGATVVLLVNHSEDLAKHDNWLSRNAVNVTMTLLSFFLPMIFEALGLFENWHPRQQLRLQLARIMILNMLNLYSLMFSFIYKINSKEKPLQMLKMENETNTMELRNLLSSIEALKAMTPSPSLFSETTSDGLFDENNGSTTDGIFSTTAAAALISTTVQRLKCYNMTVKCSKPRTIFNAKNLATTLMVFNLTTPAMVPTLPTTLPSTIPSTLRTWTTTKATTPTTTSPWTTLPPLTTTSEATTTTERATIATAAPTTATILTTTAEMNNLQTHQLIWQLRATILPTSSTTKLTSTTSTTEKPKSDDNLFYTTGEDEGSYDYGSDEPNASASDATSDAPENSNYSDITDYSSAPSDTEDFDEQESTDQVNDPLAKVLEQVDEEESKSRRKRAVGDPHFWRSSKYSRRHRNDSAVTASQAGETTEAGSATPSRWPNYWPPYRPTTPSTTTTKRPLTGILSKEEWENRRRLRNRQTTSTSTSTTTTTTTRRPWRRLPTTSTTEEDVFTTESTSSESTTFESSSSSSSSSSTTEEDEFSSTEGSVKTTYYIGNVDLSEFGSTSYYDEDSESLEECVITICPKGDDIFGSTTESADGTTPSGDSKQLTTVKLTPLEQKQKRLKEVQLAIKKIQTNLTTMCWETSLGQELSKVIVFDGLMSIVAPLCIDFLRALFVRYVNQNWCWDMEKTFPQYGDFKIAENILTLINNQGQVWMGIFFSPGLVLINLVKLMIMMYFRSWIVLTCNVPHEVVFKASKSNNFYLSLLLTMLFLCVLPVGYAIVWLRPSWHCGPFSEYNRIAEFITNTTRNALPKQLHEPLDYMTSSSTVIPLLLLLILIIYYLVSLTGALREANQDLRTQLQKEREEERKKIFKVPEVKQAEPTATTLTNRWRKVLEASSPVTPTQAPDFDTEEYKNQARKELISRIMKKALRKGSATSDEDSFVRRDDDDTDTEHQDSLPHDEEAKDKRFGLSRLQQIRRTRKPSLVDIVQIAKQERARTGSIVAGTSSAGPTGNFPLKETHPKSRFKVEKHERKDRGSMKEKKDTKHKQPQPQPHPHPHSHPPPYESPKDNEHDPDTNSRIVNERRASLLRRNQKQAEEEPTTPELPPQTPTSRDKEAEPSAEESRPETPPLAKSKFHIVDEKRPPQEVEDKPLPPAKESESGRGGSLGKFKFRKNKFKSNSAVAKPEPEVFKFDERCAEKSTDVPATLAAEHLHSELSGGEEPDRSLPSPTPSQGQGQGQGHHQRQLSVLSRQGRKKIGNLLALVREAVNLKKDDAEQGSDESPGPTTPTYLAYTPPPPPSVLSSVSSSTALEMPPTPEPESPTPSAPLHFGSSTSSRPPTKPPKPPKPPVVPASATAPTATMDDLEELDMPGPITFPKRSDSHRRRTMRQDSQSSIWSDNIPTITISTTGSDECIVDAATPQNGLPESRSTSPGPTVNIIKIDIEKEQGQ; encoded by the exons ATGCAGGACGAGGCAGAGACATCTGGAACAGGAGCTGGTGCTGGAGCTGGAACTGCTGCTCCGGGGCTTAGCAACTCCGACTCGGTGCAGAGCCCGCCGGCCCCAGCTCCCCGACGGCCCAAGCCGGGAATACTCCGCCTGGACATCGGCAAACCGCGACGCTCATCAGGTGGTTCCGTCGATTTCCGCTGCgtgggcagcagcagcagcaacggcaatggcaacaccaacagcaacgTGGCCACTGGCGCCAACAGTGAG AACAACTCGGGAGTCACCTCGCCCCACCAACTGTCTGTGACCTGGGCACCGCCATGCGACTTGAATAGAGGTGGCTGGCAAATGCAGAGCAGCGCCGATGCCAAGAGGGAATTCTACAAAGGACAAAGGGGCAGAAG aGCTGCATCACAGGAGGACCATAGATCTTACGAACTGAACG ACTTTCCATTGCAAAACCAAAGCAGCGACGCCGAGAGCAGCCACCACGAGCCCCACTTCGTCCAGCATCCGCCAGGGATTGGATTCGAGAATGGCGGTGGCGGCAGTGGAGGCGGCGACGTTGATGTTGatgtcgacgacgaggaggactACTCAATTTCCGTATCGGCAATAATGCAGAGACGTGCCAGTGTGCGCGGATATCGGGGCAAGCGCGGCAGCCGCAGTTCGCGACGGGCATCCAGTCCCATGGATCACGTGCTGGATAGTGTGGAGCGGCGACGCTCCAGCGTCTATACGACAAGTTCAG AGGAGGGCACCAATCAGGAGTCCACGCAAGAGCAAATCTTTGAGAACATCCGCCTGCACAAGGAGGTCATACAGTCGGTGAAGCTACAGCCATGGCCCATCCGCAAGAAGCTCAAGTTGGTGCGGCAG GCCAAAACATATGTGGCACGCCACGAGGGAGCGCTCCAGGAGCGATTCGCCATGTCACGCAGCACCCGGGACTTGTGGGCgaggtttaaaattttaatggcgGCA AGATGGCGGCACTGGAAGCGGGAgacgaccagcttccttaccGTCCTCATTCCCTGGGAGCTGCGCATCAAGGAAATCGAATCGCACTTTGGGTCCGGCGTGGCCTCCTACTTTACATTCCTTCGCTGGCTCATGTGGGTCAATATCATGATTGCCATTCCGCTGGTCGCCTTTGTCATTGGCCCGGAG TACTTTGCCACCAAACACGGCGAAACGGATCCGAGGAAGAGGATGTCAGACCCGGAGGCGCGAGTGGCCGGCAACCTTTTCACTTTCTGGGAGTTCGAAGGATACCTGAAATATTCACCAATGTTTTACGG ATACTATTCAAGCACATCCGGCATTAGCACGTCCGGATATAAGCTGCCGTTAGCCTATTTCCTCACCGCCGTTCTGGTCTACATATACAGCTTTGTGGCCACGCTAAGAAA AATGGCGGAAAACTCGCGCAATTCGAAACTTTCCTCGAAGGACGACGAGTGCGTCTTCTCGTGGAAGCTCTTTACCGGCTGGGACTTTATGATTG GACACGCGGAGACGGCCCACAATCGCATCGCATCCGTGGTGGTGGGCTTCAAGGAGGCCCTGCTCGAGGAGGCCGAGAAGAAGAAGGATAATCGCAA CTGGCGGGTGATACTCCAGAGGATACTGGTCAATATCCTGGTGATGGGACTGCTGGGTTTGTCGGGGGCCACAGTTGTCCTGCTGGTCAATCA CTCCGAGGATTTGGCCAAGCACGACAACTGGCTCAGTCGCAATGCGGTGAACGTGACCATGACCCTGCTCTCCTTCTTCCTGCCCATGATATTCGAGGCACTGGGTCTGTTTGAGAACTGGCATCCCAGGCAGCAGCTGCGATTGCAATTGGCACG CATTATGATCCTGAACATGCTAAATTTGTATTCGCTGATGTTCTCCTTCATCTACAAGATCAACAGCAAGGAGAAACCGCTGCAGATGCTAAAGATGGAAAACGAAACGAATACCATGGAGCTGAGAAATCTGCTGAGTTCAATAGAGGCCTTAAAGGCCATGACCCCGTCTCCTTCCCTGTTTAGTGAGACTACATCGGATGGTCTGTTTGATGAGAATAATGGCAGCACCACCGATGGCATATTTTCGACCACAGCCGCTGCCGCTTTGATCTCCACCACCGTGCAGCGTCTCAAGTGCTATAACATGACTGTGAAATGCTCAAAACCACGCACCATCTTCAATGCTAAGAACTTGGCCACCACTCTGATGGTTTTCAATCTGACCACGCCAGCCATGGTGCCCACCTTGCCCACAACATTGCCCTCCACAATACCTTCGACTCTGAGAACTTGGACAACCACGAAGGCAACCACACCCACAACAACTTCACCCTGGACCACTTTACCGCCCTTGACAACAACCAGTGAGGCAACCACAACGACTGAAAGAGCCACTATAGCCACAGCAGCACCCACAACAGCTACTATACTAACAACCACTGCCGAAATGAATAAT CTCCAAACTCATCAACTAATATGGCAACTTCGAGCTACGATTTTGCCAACCAGCAGCACCACAAAATTAACTTCCACTACAAGCACCACCGAAAAACCCAAGTCAGACGATAACCTTTTCTACACCACTGGAGAGGATGAGGGCTCCTATGACTATGGCAGTGATGAGCCAAACGCTTCCGCCTCAGATGCAACATCAGATGCTCCGGAAAATAGCAACTACTCCGATATAACAGATTACTCTTCGGCACCCTCTGATACAGAAGATTTCGATGAGCAGGAGAGTACTGACCAGGTGAACGATCCATTAGCCAAAGTTTTGGAGCAAGTGGATGAAGAGGAGTCGAAGAGCCGCCGAAAAAGGGCAGTGGGTGATCCACATTTCTGGCGCTCTAGTAAGTACAGCAGACGACATCGCAATGATTCGGCGGTAACAGCTAGCCAGGCGGGGGAAACCACTGAGGCGGGTAGTGCCACGCCCAGTCGGTGGCCCAATTATTGGCCACCCTATAGACCAACCACTCCGAGCACCACTACAACAAAAAGGCCGCTAACTGGGATTCTCAGCAAAGAGGAGTGGGAAAATCGCAGGCGACTTAGAAATAGGCAAACCACTTCCACAAGTACTAgtacgacaacaacaacaacgactaGAAGACCCTGGAGAAGACTTCCAACCACAAGCACCACCGAAGAGGATGTATTTACCACCGAATCGACGAGTTCAGAAAGCACCACCTTCGAAAGCAGCAGTAgtagtagcagcagcagctccaccACAGAAGAAGATGAATTCTCCTCCACGGAGGGATCAGTCAAGACCACCTACTACATAGGCAATGTGGATTTATCGGAGTTCGGGAGTACCAGCTATTACGACGAGGACAGCGAGTCCCTGGAGGAGTGTGTGATTACCATTTGCCCCAAAGGAGACGACATCTTCGGCAGCACCACCGAAAGCGCGGATGGCACCACCCCAAGCGGCGACTCCAAGCAGCTAACCACCGTGAAACTCACGCCGCTGGAGCAGAAGCAAAAGCGACTGAAGGAGGTTCAGCTGGCGATTAAGAAGATACAAACCAATTTGACTACCATGTGCTGGGAAACCTCGCTGGGCCAGGAGCTCTCCAAAGTCATCGTCTTCGACGGG CTGATGTCCATTGTGGCGCCCCTGTGCATTGACTTTCTGCGCGCCCTGTTCGTCCGGTATGTCAATCAAAACTGGTGCTGGGACATGGAGAAGACCTTTCCCCAG TACGGCGACTTCAAGATAGCCGAGAACATCCTGACGTTGATTAATAACCAGGGCCAGGTGTGGATGGGCATATTCTTCTCGCCGGGCCTGGTGCTCATCAACCTGGTCAAATTGATGATCATGATGTACTTCCGTTCGTGGATAGTGCTCACCTGCAATGTGCCCCACGAGGTGGTCTTCAA GGCCTCCAAATCGAACAACTTCTACCTATCGCTGCTGTTGACCATGCTGTTCCTTTGTGTCCTGCCCGTGGGATATGCCATTGTCTGGCTGCGTCCCTCCTGGCACTGTGGACCCTTCTCGGAGTACAACCGGATAGCTGAGTTTATCACCAACACAACGAGAAATGCTCTGCCAAA ACAACTGCATGAGCCCTTGGACTACATGACCTCCTCGAGCACTGTGATtcccctgctgctgctgctcatccTCATCATCTACTACCTGGTCTCCCTGACCGGAGCTCTGCGCGAGGCCAATCAGGACTTGCGGACTCAACTCCAGAAGGAGCGCGAGGAGGAGCGCAAGAAGATCTTCAAGGTGCCGGAGGTCAAGCAGGCAGAACCCACGGCCACCACGTTGACAAACCGCTGGCGCAAAGTCCTGGAGGCCAGCTCTCCGGTTACGCCCACCCAAGCGCCAGATTTCGACACGGAGGAGTACAAGAATCAGGCCCGGAAAG AGCTAATCTCACGCATCATGAAGAAGGCGCTGCGCAAGGGCTCGGCCACCTCCGACGAGGACTCGTTTGTGCGGCGGGACGATGACGACACGGACACCGAGCACCAGGATTCGCTGCCCCATGACGAGGAGGCTAAGGACAAGCGGTTCGGCCTGTCGCGATTGCAGCAGATCCGGCGCACCCGCAAGCCCTCGCTGGTGGACATCGTGCAGATTGCCAAGCAGGAGCGGGCCCGCACTGGATCCATAGTGGCCGGGACTAGCTCTGCGGGACCAACCGGCAATTTCCCTTTAAAGGAAACCCATCCCAAGAGTCGCTTTAAGGTGGAGAAGCACGAGCGCAAGGATAGGGGCAGCATGAAGGAGAAAAAGGACACCAAACACaagcagccacagccacagccgcatccacatccacattcacatccGCCACCCTATGAATCGCCCAAGGACAATGAACATGATCCGGATACAAATTCAAGGATTGTCAACGAGCGCCGCGCCAGTTTGCTAAGGCGAAACCAGAAgcaggcggaggaggagcccACCACCCCAGAACTCCCGCCGCAAACACCCACTTCGAGAGACAAGGAAGCGGAGCCGAGTGCCGAGGAATCCAGACCAGAAACTCCCCCGCTGGCCAAGAGCAAATTCCACATAGTTGACGAAAAGAGGCCGCCGCAGGAGGTCGAAGACAAGCCCCTGCCGCCGGCCAAGGAAAGTGAAAGTGGCCGAGGAGGAAGCCTGGGCAAGTTCAAGTTTCGCAAGAACAAATTCAAGTCAAATAGTGCGGTGGCCAAGCCAGAGCCCGAAGTTTTCAAGTTCGATGAGCGCTGTGCGGAGAAGAGCACGGATGTGCCCGCAACTCTCGCTGCGGAGCACCTGCACAGCGAGCTATCCGGCGGGGAGGAGCCGGATCGGAGTTTGCCCTCGCCCACGCCCAGCCAAGGTCAGGGTCAGGGTCAAGGTCACCACCAGCGGCAGCTGTCTGTCCTGTCGCGACAGGGACGCAAAAAGATAGGCAACCTGCTAGCCCTGGTTCGCGAGGCAGTGAATCTGAAAAAAGACGATGCAGAGCAGGGATCGGATGAGTCTCCGGGCCCGACCACGCCCACTTACCTGGCCTACACACCGCCACCACCCCCATCAGTATTGTCCAGTGTGTCCAGTTCGACGGCCCTGGAAATGCCACCCACTCCAGAGCCGGAATCGCCCACGCCCAGTGCGCCACTGCATTTCGGCAGTAGCACTTCCTCTCGTCCGCCCACCAAGCCACCCAAGCCACCCAAGCCACCAGTGGTGCCCGCATCGGCCACTGCGCCCACGGCCACCATGGACGATCTGGAGGAACTGGACATGCCCGGACCCATCACGTTCCCCAAGCGAAGCGATTCCCATCGACGACGCACCATGCGGCAGGACTCGCAGAGTTCCATTTGGTCGGATAACATACCCACCATTACGATTAGCACCACCGGCAGCGATGAGTGCATTGTGGACGCAGCTACTCCCCAAAATGGACTGCCCGAGTCGCGAAGTACTTCGCCGGGACCCACGGTCAATATTATAAAGATTGACATTGAGAAGGAGCAGGGACAATGA